CGGTCACTACGGACAGTGGGACGACGCCGCCAAGTACATCGACCCCCGCAAGGAATAAGAGAGGTACGGAACTATGGCATTATTTGAAAACTACGACCGCCGCATCGAAAAGATAAACAAGACGCTTGCGGAGTACGGCATCGGCTCCGTTGAAGAGAGCCGCGAGATCTGCAAGGCCGCCGGCTTCGATCCCTACGAGATCGCCAAGGGCATTCAGCCCATCTGCTTCGAGAACGTATGCTGGGCCTACTGCGTAGGCGCGGCGATCGCTCTGAAGTCCGGCGTCAAGAACGCCGAAGAAGCCGCCCGCAAGATCGGCATCGGTCTGCAGGCATTCTGCATCGACGGCTCCGTCGCCGAGAACCGCAAGGTCGGCATCGGCCACGGCAACCTCGCCGCGATGCTGCTCAGCGACGAGACCAAGTGCTTCGCCTTCCTCGCCGGCCACGAATCCTTCGCCGCCGCCGAAGGCGCCATCGGCATCGTCCGCAACGCCAACAAGGTCCGCAAGGAGCCCCTGCGCGTTATCCTCAACGGCCTCGGCAAGGACGCCGCG
The sequence above is a segment of the Clostridia bacterium genome. Coding sequences within it:
- a CDS encoding GGGtGRT protein — protein: MALFENYDRRIEKINKTLAEYGIGSVEESREICKAAGFDPYEIAKGIQPICFENVCWAYCVGAAIALKSGVKNAEEAARKIGIGLQAFCIDGSVAENRKVGIGHGNLAAMLLSDETKCFAFLAGHESFAAAEGAIGIVRNANKVRKEPLRVILNGLGKDAAQIISRINGFTYVQTQYDYYTGELKIVREIPYSKGERANVRCYGADDVREGVAIMHNEHVDVSITGNSTNPTRFQHPVAGT